From the Tursiops truncatus isolate mTurTru1 chromosome 6, mTurTru1.mat.Y, whole genome shotgun sequence genome, the window ATCTGAGTCGTTTATAAACGTTAACTATTACAAACAGTGGCTGCGGTCAGTAACCTCCCACAGTCGTCACTGGCCAAGCTTGCGCTCACCACCCGCACGGGAGCACCCATTTCCCCAGCATGGCTTACGGCTTATCAAACTTCCGACACTTTGCCAATCTGATGCAGGAAATAGTATCTCACGACTGTTTTTTGTGGTCGTTAAACTGCTTGAACTGACATTTACTAAGCACTCTGCGCTAgaagtttttctcattttattcgcACCACTGCCTGGTGGTATAAACtattctattttacagaagagtgGGCAGTGAGGCACCTGCAGGGATGCAGAGCCTCGTCTGAAAGGCGGTGTGGTTTCCTGGACAGGCACCGGGCTGAGACCCAGGAGACAGAAGCTCCCCTTCTGGGAGTCCTGAGACaagccccttcccttctctgagccttggtgtcAAAGGAGGGTCATCAAGAGCTGTTTCTCGACCTCGCTGCACACCACAGTCACCTGGGAGGCTTGAAAACCTATGATGTCTGAGGTTTAATGTGAGGGGAGGTTTAATGTGAATTTCACCTATCAGGAGTAAGGCTGATCACTTCCCAGATATTTAAGGAtcatttccatctttctttctgtgaaCTACCTGTTCTtatccctttacccattttttctgTGCAGTTGGTCTTTTACTTAACTTTTGGCAGTTCTTTTAATATTAGGAATATTAACTCTTTATCTGCAGTATAAATTCCAAATATCTTTTCCACCTTCTCACCTGCCTTTTTTCACCTTAAAAGCACTTGGTTCTAGGAAAccgtttatctttttttaaaaataataaataaacttatttatttttggctgcgttgggtcttcattgctgtgcgtgggctttctctagttgcagagagcgggggctactcttggttgtggtgcgtgggcttctcattgcggtggcttctctcgttgaggagcacaggctctagagcgcaggctcagtagttgtagcgcacgggcttagttgctccgcggcatgtgggatcttcccggaccagggctcaaacccgtgtcccctgcactggcaggcggattcttaaccactgcgccacctgggaagtccctaggaTACCATTTGATGGATTAAAACAAAAGGTAAATGCTGGAGTAAAATCAGGAGATAGTCATAAGATTTCCTAGCTTTCCTTCTGAATAAAATCAATGTCAAAGCCCTTCCTTTCCCTGTCCATTTTAAATTAAGTCAAAGATCCACTCTTGTCTCTGATAATGAACATCTGTAGTGGGTGCCCATCTGGTGCCCCTTCTTGCCACCGAGTCCTTCTTTCTTGGAGGAAATCCATTCTACATGTGTGGGCAGACATACTCCAGGTCTAGACTGAGTGCTCAACGCTCTGGCTACTAACTGATTAAAGGATGGGCATAGGAACCAAGCCTATGAGTGAGTCATGGGACGTTATACCCACCACTGGACAAAGCCTGTCCAAGAGGTAGAAAGGGGACAAAGTCTTATTACACAGTCTGAATCCCTGGATGCAGCCCGTCCCCCTGAAGCAAACTAAATCCTAACCTAGTCTACACCGTCTCCTATGCTGTCTAAGGGAGCTTGATTtgtgtttctgtcacttgcaaccaaaaggGTTTCATGTTTTGTTGTCAGAGAGCATTCAAAATTGTTTCTCCCCAAATCCCCTGAACCTATTACCTCTTGAGGCCAAAACTCTCTTCCTTCTCGCTGGTCTTCCAGATAATCACGGATGATGTTTGTTTTCTGCAGAAACAGGCCCATAGAGTTGGCAAGCTCTGTGTCTTCACCAATTAAGGGATCTTCTAACTCTGAGGCCGAGAACAGACGAGAAAGGCCAATTCCCACCAGCCCAGCAACATAGTGACAGTACTGTAAAAGATGATTTTTCAAGTACTTTAATAATGAAACTTTTACTAAAACAGAAATGCTACAGATTAGCTATAAAAACCAGGTTCCAAAAAGAACGTAAAAgatctcattttgcttaaaacAACCACATTATACACCATGTACATGTAAAGAGTAAAAAACATTCCAAGAAGGATGTGCACAAAAGACTTAACAAAGGTGATCTCTGGCTCATgtgatgtttctattttttttattttattttttactgtattttctatatctgtacaATGCACATGCACTGCTTCTAGAATAAAAggttattgaaaaaataaactagtaCAGTAAACTTTTTGATATCCCAAATTGGGAGTGAAGGCCTTGAGGGAATAAGGAATATTCTAACAGAAACTAGAATACTAAGCAGAATTTAATCTTGAAGACATTTTAAGATCTTGCAGTGTCTCAAAATCCTCATTAAGTAAAAGAACGTAGTGGTActactttgtttttttacataacaaggatgtgttttatttattttttaaatatactttcctaagtttttcactcatttttttaaagttttttacatttatttatttaggctgtgctgggtcttagttgcgacactcgggatcttcagttgtggcatgtaaGATCTTTGGTTGAGGCATGCAGgtttcttagttgcggcatgcatgtgggatctagctccttACCAGAGTTCGAACCCAGGTCCCTTacagtgggagcgtggagtcttacccactggaccaccagggaagtcctcaatgaTGTGTTTTAAGCATGCTGCATATTCGGTCCTCACAAACATCTTCTGGGGCACATTCACTAATTATCACCATTGtgcagatgtagaaactgaggcacagagacatcACTTCACTTGCACAAGATCACTCATCTGGCGCGTCAGAGGCCAGGGATTCTCAGCCAAGCCATACGGCTTCAGAGGCAGGTTGAACAACTTTGCTAAAACTCTGCCTTTCTCTCAAATGAAGTCTGAGTAAATGTAAATCTTAATTGTCAGAGAAGTTTCTTTCTATACAAGTGGTTTGTCAAAGCTGTCCTCCCCGGAGAAGAGTATTCCAAGACAACTCAATGGAatactctttgtttttaaattgaaatatagttgatttacaatattgtattacttAAAGCAATACGTTTATAAAATGAATGTCCACTAGACAACTTAAGAAGTGAAGAGGAGTTAATGAAGGTACCCTCTGCAGCAGAGTTAGGGGAAGACCAGAGTAGAGAGTGTCTCTGGTTTAAagtaatacagggcttccctggtggtgcagtggttaagaatctgccttccaatgcaggggacaagcgttcgagccctggtctgggaagatccacacgccacggagcaactaagcccatgcgccacaaccactgagcccgtgtgctatggctactgaagcccgcatgcctagagcccgtgctctgcaacaagagaagccaccgcaatgagaagcccgcgcaccacaatgaagagtagtccccgctcgccgcaactagagaaagcccgtgcgcagcaacgatgacccaacgcagccaaaaattaagtaactaattaattttttttaaaaaagaaagtaatacaAAGTCACAGACTAATCAAGGGGTACGATGAAATGGTAGaaaaagcacttgaaatatgTTCCAGGAGAGGAAGGATCTGGAAAGAGTAAAGATATGCTGAAATCAGAGAGAAAGCAGCTGTGGACAActacaagaaatttttaaaagacttattagaaattaataaaaaacattaCATATTACATTACAACATCCATATTGCTGTCCaaggaaaagtatattttaagatAACAGTTCTTTGGGTAGAAATACTCCTAGAATGGAGGTATTCATTTTCCTCTCaagttgaaggaaaagaaaaatatttacaagtattCAGTTTTATCTGATCCGAACTTCTACTCAACAGCCTATAATTAAGTTTCCTGAATAGATCTGCATGGCAGAAAAGGAAGTTACTGTGCTGATAACCAGCGCTGGTTCATGGCCAGGAGTTTCAGCTTTAACTTTAAATTCATAAACTGATATTCTAGCAGCAGCCACACTCACACTAACTTGTGGAGCATAAACCACCAGTTCCAAAGATGCTGTCATCAAGTTTTGAGTCGTGAAAAATGAGGAGGCCAGACCTTGGACCTACACTCACTCGATGAATATGCAGTAGCATCTCTTTTGGGATCCTAACCTAAACACTATTAGAGACACAAAATATGTACGCAGTTTAGACGTTTAAAATGTCTCTGCTTCCACTGAGGTGATGAGTAAGTCTCACAGAGGCCATTCCTATGGAAAATGGGCAAGACCCCCTCCCCTCCTATCTTGTATTTTGAGTCAAGTTTAGTCCCCGTAGTCAATTACGTCACTTTGTCCACAGAAGCAAgctctccccaacccctggccaACATCCTTCACAGCTGCTGGTCAGGGATAACCTCTGGCCAAATGAAAGCCAGTATAATTGTATCTGCCACATCATCTGCTCTCACAGCCCTTTCCAGCTGCTCTGTCCCTAGAGGAAGACAACCTGGGCCCCCCAGGGCTCCTTCGTGTACCTCCATGTATGTGCATCTACAAGCACCATAAGAGGAGGTAGGTGGACGTCGAGAAACCTGGAACCTCTCGCATCATCTTATTTCTATGAAAAGATGATGGGGAAGGAGGTGTGGGTATTAGAAAGGCACTCACTCCTCAGCGTAATGCAACTATGATCCAAGTTAATGCCTTGGGATCCTCGTGAACCGTTTTGTTtctgaggaaacagacacagaataCAATTTAACAGTCTGATACCTACTCCTAAGTAAATGGGGCCAAGGTGGCCCTGAATTTAAAAGTAAGCTCGTGgggactccctggtggtccagtggctaagactctgcactcccaatgcaaggggcttgagctcaatccctggttgaggaactagatcccgcatgccacaactgaagaccCAGCATTCCGCAagtaagacccagcacagcctaaataaagaaatgttaaaaacgaaaagaggggcttccctggtggcgcggtggttgagagttcgcctgccgatgcaggggacacgggttcgtgccccggtccatgaggatcccacgtgccgcggaacggccaggcccgtgagccatggccgttgagcctgcgcatccggagcctgtgctccgcgacgggagaggccacaacagtgagaggcccgcgtaccgcaaaaaaacaaaaaaaacccaaaaaaaccgaaaagaaacccaaatttcatttaaaaaaaagtaagcttGTGTTATGAAGGAACTGGAAATgactcagaaacacacacacgtgctcagtaaaggaaaaaaacatagaagACACATTTTAAGATGTGAAAACTATTGATGTCTCTATATTACATGCAATAATTTGGTCATTAACCTCAAATTTCACAGCAAGTCAGAGACACTTTCATCAGCTTAATGTTTGCACCTCTGGGACGAGTTATATCTGCTTTGGCCTAactcagtggtccccaacctatttggcaccagggaccagtttcgtggaagacagtttttccacggacagaGTGGGGGTGTGGGGGATGGCTAATGCAagcgacggggagcggcagatgaagcttcgctcgctcgcccaccgtgcacctcctgctgtgcggcccggttcctaacggGCTGTGGACCTgtaccggtccatggcccagggttggggacccctggcctAACTTGACAATAAACTCCCCAGAGCAACGATTATTCCAGGTATGATGACACGTAAGCCCCTATTAAGTGTTTATGTGGAGACATTACAACCATCCCTTGTCCCTCGGCCCGAATGTCATGGTGAGCACTGCCAGTTCATCAGTGCCACTCACACCGACAAGGCTCCACAGGGACACTAACCTTGTCCCACTCCCGTTCAGACATCACACGCTTATCCAGAAACTCTGCCATCCCAAATCCCATCTTCCGGCAAATGTCAACAATCACTGTTTGGTATTTCTCAGCCAGATTTCGAAACTCCAGGGAGATCTGAAATGGAGgtcataaaaaaacagaaaatttgaaacaCGTATTAAAACTGGGCACCAACAGGGTACCTACAGATCATAAAGCAAAGCAACAACAGAACGCATTAGGGAAGACTCCCAAACGATCCAGCTGTAAGTCTAACATCTAGGTTATGCTAGCTTTCTACATATAGAATAAGTTCGGcaaatttcataaatattaaaatagaaggGTACAGAAATGCTAAAGTTTCTAGACTCAAAATAagattcagggaattccctggtggtccaggggttaggactctgagctctcactgctgagggcccaggttcaacccctagtcagggaactaagatcccacaagccttggggcaaggcccccccaccccaaaaaaagaAGATTCATAGTCTTATTATACGCTCATCTTCCCACCTAATGAGCAATGAGATAATTCAACATAAAACTGGACATATGTGTAAGAATTTTAGGAAGAATGCCTCATTTTCAGACAAGCCTCATGATAATGAAGATTCATTTGTGCAAACATGTCTTGGCCACTTCCTATGCAACAAGCATTGTTGTGGGCACTGGGAATGCACAGCCGGGAGATGACCAGAAACTCCGCCCCCAGAGCTTATGTTCTAGCAAGGAGACCAGCCAACCACTGTCTATCCTCAGTTCCCGAATTCATACCATGAAGCTACAGTGTCTCCCTACTATAAGGCTACACTTTCTAATTCCTTAAACAACTCAGTTTAGTTCAATCTGCAGCAGGCTatccaacatttatttttcatagccCAAGCTTTAATGTCGAAAAGTACTATTGATGTTCTTAAAAGTCACTGCTACTGTACAAGTATCTTGCTTAAGTTCAAAGAAGTGTCTGTAGGTTATCAAAATAGAATATACTGGGTTGggcaaaaagtttgttcgggttttcatcccatcttacagaaaaaccagaacgaactttttagccaacccaataAAACACCATGAAACTTCTCAAATAACATGCTATCAACACACAATACTGAAAACAGTGAATAGACTTTGCTAAGCTTCCGAAGTGTGAGAAATACCTGGTCTATGTTTACAGAAAGGTTAGAAAAACTCCCTCAAGGAACACCTAAATTTAAGGACCTGAGAGAAACCCAGAGGGTTGCAGGGCACTGAAGGGGTTCAGAAGTCTAAGATCCTTTAGGATTATTCTGATAAACATAAACTGTTAAACCCCCAAATTCCATAAAACCAAACTGATCTCTCCAGAACTCTTCTCTACAGAACAGCTGTTCCAAGACAGAGCCAAAAGGTAATTCCCACGTGGACTGAAGCAAACGAACAGCTCTACCAAAGGTCATGTGAATCCCTGAATCTCCCAAGGACCTGGTCTTTCAACAGATCCCAGGCTGGGTCAGTTCTATTTATAAGAGGGGAAAGGCCAGCGAGCTGGGGGAGGAGCAGCTCAGGCTTGAAAACAAAGGCTCCAAAATAAACACTTCACTGCTGGATGTGAACCAACTTCAACTCCTTGGTACTTACTACATCATTATATAAttcaaaacatgaaaacaaaaatatctaagGAGGAGTGACCATGAAGAGCTCTACGTTCTCCCAGAAAcctgagggagggtggggagggaggggcccgaCTCCCCCAGGCAGCTCTGCCCACGAGGTCAGCCAGGAGGGGCTTTTCCTTGTCCCTCCAGGGAATTCTGTTTCCCAGCTACAGTACACTTCTAGGTCCCAGGGTCACTCTCTAGTGATTCCAAGTACGAGAAGGAAGGACACCACGGGGAGTCCACTGGTACAATGGAGAAAGGCCAGCCCCGAAGCAGGGGCAAGGGGAGCATGTACACAGAAATCTCCCTGATTATAAACCTTGGGGTGTTATGATCAAAACactgggtggggcttccctggtggcacagtggataagaatccacctgccagtgcaggggacacgggttagagccctggtccaggaagatcccacacgccgcagagcaactaagcctgtgcaccacaactactgagcctgcgctccagagcccacaagtcacaactactgagcccgcgtgccacaactactgaagcccgtgtgcctagagcccatgctcctcaacaagagaagccaccgcaatgagaagcccgcgcaccgcaacagagagtagcccctgctcgccacaactagagaaagcccacacacagcaatgaaggcccaacgcagccaaaagtaaataaataaatttatttatttagtttaaaaaaatatttttaaaaaaatggtttcctAGAACCAAGTGCTTTTAAGGTGAAAAAAGGCAGGTGAAAAggtggaaaaaatatttggaatttacACTGCAGATAAAGAATTAATATTCCTAATATTAAAAGAACtgccactaagcccatgtgccacaactactgagcctgcaagccacaactactgaagcccgtgtgcctagagcctgtgctccacaacaagagaagccaccgcagtgagaagcccgtgcacagcaacaaagagtagcccctgctcgctacaactagagaaagcccacgcgcagcaatgaagagccaacacagccaaaggaaaaaaaaaaaaaccaccaaaacacTGGGTGATGCTACCTTCACCTATatgcaaagttttatttttaaccattttttaaagggGCAGTAGAGTGTGCCAGGGATTAAGCACAAGGGTTCTGGATGTAGGCCTTTtgtgtttgaatcctggttctgccacttaactTCACAGGTGATTTGAGGCAAGGGGCTTAAAtctctatgtctcagtttccttatctatacaCACGTGGTTAACAGTGTATCACGTCCATTACATGTTAaaactatattaatattaaataaagcaaatgaTAAACCAATAACGAAATACATTTCGTAACTCATAACTCAATAAATGTACGCTATTATTGCCATCATCATTTAAAAGTAACCCTTTCTTATTTCTCAAGCTGTGTTTGGAGGTAGATCTCTAAGACTACCAGTCTCCACTAGTACCAGGTGAAAAAGATGCACTCTAATTTAACCCCTAATATACAATGAGTGTTCTAGAAAGCCTGGTATCAACTAATGAGCACTGAAGCCTTATTACAGCCCCAGGTCCCATGTCAATGCTGACCAGAGGAAGCCTTCAGCCACTTCACTCGGTTAGAAGGCCCCGTGGAGGCTCAGCCCCACCTTCCACCGGGCCTGGGGCAAGGGCACAACGGTGGCCACACGCCATGTGGCTCAAAATCTTAAACCATCAAGCGAGCTAGTAACTTACCAAGTGCAGTATGTTCTCTTCTCCCACCCTGACAAACATACCTTCACAACCACCTGGAGGACTCGGGTGTGAATTTACAATTCTTGGcccctcaggcttctgttccaAAATTAAATAGTGCAGAGACTGCCAGGAGGAGGAATCTCACACTCGTGTGTAAGGACACCCCAGACAGCAGGGTCAAGCTTCACCCACGACCCTCCTGAAGAGCCACCCTCAGGCCAAGGGTCACGGTCACTGGTGCACAGTACACCCTGGAGGAAATGGGCCCCAGGAAATGGACTGCAAGtcggtgtgtgtgtggggtgtctCAGGGAATTAGGGGCACGCAACCCCAGACCCCCAGAAGATGGTCTACAAGGGGAGCTGCACAAGCTCGGGGCAGGCACGCTCCCACGGCCCCCCTTGAGGGTGAGGTGGCCCAGAGGGGGGCCCTCTAAAGTGAGGGgcaggaagggacttccctggcagtccagtggttacgactctgggctcccaatgcagggggcacaggttcgaaccctggttggggaactaagatctcgcatgccacacCGCgcggacaaaaaaaaaaaaaaaaaaaaagatggacttaagaaaaataaataagtgagggGAGGCGGAAGAGCCCTTCTTGCCCCTATCTGAGAGCAGTGCTGTGTGAGGGAGGCCCTCGCCCCAAACCCACTCACTGTACACCTAACCCTCAGCAACCGGAATTTGTGGGATCTTCTAAAGCTCAAGATTTTAATTAGAACCCACTTAACTCCAACTGAGTGGACTAAATACCCAATATTTACAGAACACTATTCTAAGTACTCTACATGTATGAACTCATTCAGGCCTCGCGGCTCtaactttacaaatgaggaaactgaggcacaaggaaaTTAAGGGGTGTGTCCAGGCTCACACAGCTGCGGGTGGCAGAGATCATCCTGCTTCAGTCCTCAGCTCAGCTGCGAAGAGCCCACGCCCTACCCCACAGCTGCCACCCATCATGAGCTGCAGCTGCACAGCACACCACCAGGTTCAGGGTGCCCCAGAGGCCAGCAGCACGACACACCTAGGCTGCGTTCTCGGGTGTACTGGCTGGAGAACCCATCTTTCACGACACTGGCACTGGAGTACTCTTTCCACAGGAAGGAAGGCTGGACTTCCCAACAACATCCTGGTAATGACAGTAGCAGCTAACACCTAAGAGCTCCACCTACGTTAACTCTTTCCATCCTCACAACCACACTGGGAGGCAGGGACCATTATTCTCTCTGTCTTAccgatgaagaaacagaggcacaggcaGGCTATGTAACGCAGCACCAGTTAATGAGTGGGAACATGGGGCCgccaacccaggcagtctggcttgaGACGCACCATTGCCACATTATGCTACACTGCCCTGAAACTGCTGGTTTTGCAGTTCCCGCCAGGCACACGGGCCAGCTGACGGCCACCCCACCAATCATGCGCACGACTGCATCCCGTCAGTCCCACTACCGTTGGAAAGTCCTCCAGGACTTGTCGGTCCTTCTCCTTGCTCTCCGTGAACCGCCAGTCGGGCTCATAAAGGTACGAGTGGAAGTTGTGTAACAGGGGGACCTTTCTTTCTATACTGATGGTCATGTCATCTTCCAGAGTGTCCAGCGCTCGGAGAACCAGATAAAATATGCATACTGCATGGCTGTAAGAAAGGAATAACTATCAATACATTGGAACAAACGTTCaaagatatttgttttaaaatcacatctCATTTTTGCTGGGCCATTTTCTAAACCCTCCTACACCCTTAACTCTACAGAACTATGAAAGGATATCCAAAACTTTTCGTACTTAATGCAACTTCTTGGCTTCTCTTTCTCAGATGGGAGCAATGGACTTCTgtagtttatttataaaaataaagaaagaacctGCCAGCTGCACGTCACTACTACTCCCACAATGAGTAAACATTTAACTAATGCAGCACAACTGTAGAAAGACCAGCAGACCATTTGGAAGGAACTATTATTTTGCagataaaataaagtcaaaagacaCAATAACTTCTCACTATCAATACTATCATACCTAACGGCTAAGTCATATACATAATCTGCACAGAGGCAACTTCAGAAGAATTAACCCAATATACTAGAAATGCAAAGTAGCATAAGCGAAGCCAAGGAAAATGCATGAGCCGCTTAGAGACAGGTCCAGCTGCCAGCgctaaaaaaagttaataaacatcccctccccctccctgaaAGAGCTGGGCCTGCAGGGAAGCTATGAGATGGCCAGGTGCCTGGAAGGGCATTCTAAAGTAAACACAGGCGTGTTTCAACCCCGAACATTTCCTTCACCCACCGGGGCCTGTTCAGGCTACGCCACAAGCACGGCGACAGCAACGCGAGGGGCCGTGTCAAAAAGTGGCTTCGAATGGCCCGTAGCAGTTTTCTTCCCCCAGGTCACAAAGAGCTGCCTGCGCCACTCACCGCATTTCCCCATCCAGCGCCTGGATAACAGCTGCGAAACTGCGACTGGTCTGATTCAAGTACTTGTAACAAGTTTTCAAGCTGCTGCTGAGCGAGTCCTGCGGGCAGAGGAGACACACGGCGGTGGGAGACGCGGAGGGGCTGGAGTGGGGCTGGGGCGAGCGGCCGGCTACCGCGGGGCTCCGCAGCCGGCCGCACACGCCCTCTCCCCGCGGCCGGTCCTTGGTGGGCCAAGCGGCGGGGGGCAAGGGGCAGCCGCGCGGCGGAGTGCCCGCGCCCCTGGGCGCCGCGCCGGGGCTCAGCACCAAGGTCCGCTTGAAAAGGGACATGGCCTTGGTGCCGCAGGCGACTGCGGCCATGGGAACCGCGGGGCCAGCGCCGTTTTTCCTCCATAGACCCGAGAGGAGCGGAGGGGCGCCCACCGAAGGGCGGGACCGGCTCTTGCTCCACCGCAATAGGCTTGGGGAGGCGGAGCAGTGAGCTGGCGTCCGCCGCCCCGCCCGCCCACGTGCGAGCCGAGCCCCGCCCCACACGCCCCGCggccagccccgcccaccccgcccagATGCGAGCCCCGCCCCGCGGCCTATGGCTCACCACCCGCGCCTTCCTCACCTTGTTCCCCTTC encodes:
- the FDFT1 gene encoding squalene synthase isoform X1 encodes the protein MAAVACGTKAMSLFKRTLVLSPGAAPRGAGTPPRGCPLPPAAWPTKDRPRGEGVCGRLRSPAVAGRSPQPHSSPSASPTAVCLLCPQDSLSSSLKTCYKYLNQTSRSFAAVIQALDGEMRHAVCIFYLVLRALDTLEDDMTISIERKVPLLHNFHSYLYEPDWRFTESKEKDRQVLEDFPTISLEFRNLAEKYQTVIVDICRKMGFGMAEFLDKRVMSEREWDKYCHYVAGLVGIGLSRLFSASELEDPLIGEDTELANSMGLFLQKTNIIRDYLEDQREGREFWPQEAWSKYVNKLGDFAKPENMDLAVQCLNELIASTLHHIPDVITYLSRLRNQSIFNFCAIPQVMAIATLAACYNNQQVFKGVVKIRKGQAVTLMMDATNMPAVKAIIHQYMEEIYHRIPNSDPCSTKTRQIISTIRSQNLPNCQLISRSHYSPIYLSFVMLLAALSWQYLSTLSQVTEDYVQTGER